The stretch of DNA GATGCTCCGACACAGAATCCGACACAGAAGAAGAGAGGAGTGGGGGAGTGCGGCGGTGGAGCTGTGCCTGCTCACCCCGCTGCTCATCGCCCTGGCCCTGCTCATCGTGCTGGCCCACCGCCTGACCACCGCCGCCCAGGCCGCCGATACGGCAGCGCACGCCGCCGCCCGCGCCGCCACCCTGGAACGCACCTCCCAGGCCGCCCGGGCCGCGGCCGAGCAGGCGGCTGCGGAAACGCTGCGAACGCACAACCTCAGCTGCCACGAGCACGCCCTGACCCTGCGAACGGGCGGCCTGGAACCCGGCGCCACCGTCACGGCCGAGCTGGTCTGCCGCACCGAGCTGGCCGACCTGGCCGGGCTGGGGGTGCCGGGCAGCCGCGAGGTGAGCGGTGAGGCGAGCGCGGTCGTCGACGTCTACCGGGGCCGCCCATGAACACACCGGTGCCCCACCGGCGGAGTGAAGGCGGGCAGGTCACCGCGTTCACCCTCACCACCGCCCTCGCCCTGCTCAGCGTGTTCGCGCTGGTGTGGGAGGGCGGGGCCGCGCTGGCGGCCCGGGCCCGGGCCCTGCATCTGGCCCAGGAGGCCGCCCGCGCCGGCGCCCAGCACATCGACCTGGCCGCCTACCGCGCCGGCGAGGACGTGGTCTTGGAGCCGGCCGCCGCGCAACGCGCCGCCCAGGATTTCCTCCATCGGGCCGGGGCGGACGGGGAAGCCCGCGCCGACGGCGAGTCCATCACCGTCATCGCCCGCCTGGACCACGCCTTCGTGCTGCTGCCGCTGGGCACCCGCTCCCTGGCCGCCACTGCCACGGCCGCCCCGCACACCGCCCCCGAAGGAGGCCCCTGATGCGTCCGTCCCTTTGCCAGGCCGGAGCCCTGGTGGTGAGCATTGCGCTGCTGGTCGGCCTGCCCTACGCCGCCGCCACCCTGCCCACCGCACCGAGCGCCGGGTGGGATGCGGTCACCGCCTGGGCGTATCTGCGCGGCGGAACCCTGCCCCCGGGGAGTGGCACCCTGCTGCTCATGATCGGGCTGTGGGGTGCGTGGGGGCTCTATGTTCTCGCGTTGGGGGCCGAGGTCGCCGCGCGGCTGGCCGGCCGGGCCCCGCGGCGCCGCCTGCTCGGCCCCCTGCAGGTCATGGCCGCTACCGCCATCGGTGCGACTCTGAGCGCCCCGGCCGCCCACGCCGCCGCCCCGGCCTCCTCCGCCGAGGCCGTCAGCACCCCGCAACCAGAAGACACCGGTTCCCGCACCACCGGCGGCGAACAGGGCGGGGAAGAGGAGCCTGGGGCGCCGCAGGCCGGCGAATCCGAAAACGGCCTCGTCGAACGCACCCGCACCCTCGACGGATTCGGCCACGACTCCGCCGAGCTCCCAGAAGAGGCGCAGGCCGACCTGGACCCGGTGGTGCAGATGATCGCCGGCCACGCCGCCGCAGGCGTCCCCGTCGTGGTCACCGGCCACACCGACGCCACCGGCGATCCCGACTATAACCAGGAGCTGTCCCAGCGCCGCGCCGAGGCCGTCGCCGAACAGCTGCGCACCCGCCTGGGCGAGGCCGCCCCGCCGATCCAGGCCCGCGGCCTGGGCTCGGCCGCCCCTCTGCAAGAGGCCGACCCGGAGGACGCCGCGCAGCGGCGGGTCGAGATCGCCTACACCGTCACCACCACCCCGCCACCCCAGTCCCCGCCCAGCGAGACAGAAAAGGAAGAGCCCCCGCCCGCAGACGCCGCCCCCGAAGGCACCGAGGAGCGGTCGGTGATCGTGGTCGAGGTGCCCTCCGCGGCCGGCGTGGCCGGAGCCGCGGTGGCGGCCGGCGCCGCCGGGTTCTGGGCCGGCCGCCGAGGCCGCCCCGCTTCCCGCCGCGAAGACGGCCATGACGACCCCGACCACACCACGGAGCCAGAGCCGGAAGCAGGGAGAGAGGGGGAACCGGAAGGGCCTGTGTCCGGTGGTGATCCAGGACCGGGTTGGAGGCACGACCTCGATCTCCCCCACACCCCCGAACACCACGAAGAACCCGAGCCTGAGGATGAACCCGCCTCAGAAACCGCAGCGCCGCCCCCGCCCGGCAAACGGGTGGAGGTGGCCCGGCTGCGCGGCGCTGTGGGGCTCACCGGCGCCGGCGCGGCGGGCGCGGCCCGCACCGCCTTGGCTGCGGCACACCACCCCGGTCTGCACGTGATCATCCCGGCCCCCGACCTGGAGCATCTGCTCGGCGCTGAAGCCGCCCACCGGATCCGCGAGACCACAGCGTCGGCGGTGACCATCACCGGCGACCTGGAGCAGGCCACCGCCCGCCTGCACACCGAAATGCTCACCCGCCTCGACGAACTCGACGACGAAGAAGGAGGCGAGCGGCCGCTGCTCGCCCCCGATGACCCGGAGGAGGCGGTGCTGCTCATCGCCGCCGCCGACCACGACGCCGCCGAACGGATCGAGGTCCTGCTCGCCGGCGCCGGCGCCGCGCCGGTGGCCGCGCTGCTGCTCAGCAACTGGCCCGAGCGCGTGGTCGCCGTCGACCACAGCGGCACCGTCACCGGCGGCGACGGCGACATTACCCCTATCCGGGGCCTGGCCTGGCCCCCTGCCACCCGCGGCCACGTCCTCGACGCCCTCCTCACCCCACCGCCGCAGGAACCCCAGCCGGCCCTCGGGTCCGCAGTAGAGGAAGAACCCGCCGACGCTCCTGAGGACACCGGTCCGCAGCACACAGAAGAAACCGAAGGCCCCGCCTCCGAAGAACAGGACGAGAAGACGGCGGAGCCGCCAGTGCGCCTGCAGGTGCTGGGGCGAATCACCCTGAAAATCCACGGCAGAACCCTCGCCCCGCGGCGCCGCGCCGCCCACGAGGCCGCCGCCTACCTCACCCTGCACCCCGACGGAGTGCGCCTCGACCGCGCGGTGGAGGAGATGTGGCCCGGAGAGCCGGCCACCCGGGCCACACGGCGCTTCCACGACGCCGTCAGCGCCCTGCGCGCCGCCATCCGCGGTGCCCTGCCCACAGACAGCAGCCCTGCGGTGGTGCTGCGGGAGGACGATTACTACCGCCTCGACCCCGCCACCCTGCGCACCGATCTCGCCGACCTCCACACCGCCCTGGAGACCGGCACCCCCCAAGCCCTGCTGCGCGCCGCCGGGGCCTATGAGGATTTCGCGGCCGAGGCCGGCTACACCTGGGCCGAACCGCACCGCCACCGCCTCCGCCAACGCCTCACCAACACCCTGCTGGACACCGCCGAAAACACCGCCCCCCATATCGCCGGGGCGCTGCTGCAGCACGCGGTACGCATCTCCCCCCACGCCGAGCAGGCCCACCACACCCTCATCGCCCATTTGGTCAGCCAGGGCGACACCAAAGCCGCCGCAACCGCCTATGCTGAATACGAAACCGCCATGCGAGAAATCGGCGAAGAAGTCGACCCGGGAATACGCGACCGCATGGGCTGACCGAAGAGAAGGATGCTAGTCGAAGGGCCATCCTGGAATCAGGATGCGGCGAGGGCGGGGCATAATTTCCTCGAACCTCCATTTCTTATTTTCTTTGATGTGTCCTGAAAAGCGTGTGCTAATGGATGTCCGCGGGGAGTGCGCACGGGGGGCCACTGCTTCACCCCCTCCCCTGGGCGCTATGAACGCCTAAGGGGTGAGCAGGTAAAACACCAGGTCAAACGGAGTGTAGGGGTGGGCGATGGGTCGCCCGACAGGTGCGGAGCATCCCTCGAAAACTCTTGGTCTGGGTGCGGGCGGTGGACAGGGATTCCTTTGGTCTCCCATGTATTTTGTGCGGCTGGATTCTATTTTTCTCTTAGCTGTCCTGTCGCACTTCTTGCCTTTGAGGTACTTGCTTGTTTTCCTTTTGTTTGGCCGGCTCCATCTTCTGCTGGGTCGCGGGGTGTGTTTTTTGTTTCCTGGCCATGTTGGCTCTTTGGGGTGCGCGACCTGATTGGCGACATTGGCGGGGTGGCTTAATTCTTGGGAATTCCCCTGCTTTTCAGTTAATTGATCTTGGTTGCGGGTATAAATAGAAGTGACCAAGCAAAGCAAGACCCCCGGAGGAATCGATGGCCTGGTATGGGCTGTGGTACGGCGGACCCGGATATTCCCCGTCGTCCCAGGAAGACATGGAAGAGTTCTCTTCCCTGCAGGCAGCCAAGGAAGCGCTCCGGTCGCGCATGCGCGACGGGTACTCATGGCGGCAGGAATTCCGGTTTGTGTTCCGTGATCCGGAAAAGCTCCTCACCCCCGCGGTGAGCGAGGAAAGCTACATCGACCTGTACTCCGTCCCCGATGCCGATCTTTCTTGCATTGAGCGCCGAATCCTGTTCGGTCCGCGCGGCGGAGTCCTGATCGAACGCGGCTGAAATTCCCTGCAGCAACCACGCCATTCGTGAGGTGTGCCATGTCTGAATACGTCATCGGTGACTGTGTCGAAATCCCGCACCGCCTGGTCATCGAACCGGCCGGAACTGCGACGGAAGGCATCATTGCCCGGGAATGCTGGGCCTACCGCCTGTACGCCGGGGAAGACCTGATCTTCTCCGGAAACGACCTCGGAACGCCCCCCGCGGTAAGCGAAGACCGGGCGGCCACGCATGCCCTGGTGTTCCTCACCCTGCGTCCCGGGGACACCGACCCGGAATGGTTCTCCGGATACACCCCGGAACAGGTCGCATGGTGTGACACGCACGCGGAGTCCCTGGGTGAATGTCTGTGGGATGCCAGCGGCGACGAAATAGAAGACCTCTCGGTTTACCGCGTCGCCTAGGCCGGTACGGGTGTGCCGCGGCTGCGGCGCACCCGTACCGCCCCCCGCCGATTCTGCTCGGTGTCGGTTCAAGGGTCGTATTCCATGCTGCCCGTGATCGGACCCCGAACCTCCAGACAAAGGCGGTGAATAAATGGACGCCTGCTCCATCGATCCCGTGCACGCAGACTACCCCCACCACCCCGGAGCCCTTTACGACTGCGCGGCGTGCGAGAGCGAGTGCCACTGCGAGCCCGGCTTCACCTGCGTCCACTGCGCCATTGCGGCGGAAAGCGGGGAGTGAGCAATGGGGCGGTCACGGAAACTCACCCCGGAAGAACGCCGGGAACGCATCCGCGCCGCACATGACCAGCTGGCAACGGCCGTGGAAACCCTGCTCACCTCCGACGGATGGAAGCAGATGATCACCCGTCGGGCGTGGCTGCGCCGCTACTCGATCAACAACACCATGCTGATCCTGCTTCAGCGGCCGGATGCGACCGACGTACGCCCCATCAAGGAATGGAACAAGGCCGGGCGGCGCGTCCGCAAAGGGGAGCGGGGGATCCGGATCCTGGCGCCGTGCCGCTACCGGGCGCGCGACGACGACGGGAACCCGGTCACCGACGATGACGGCGCCCCGCTGTACCGGGTGCGCACGTTCAAGGTCGTGAGCGTCTTCGACGTCTCCCAGACCGACGGCGACCCGCTCCCCGAACCGGAGACCGGACTCGTGCCCGCGGAACTGCGGGGCGCCGCTCCGGAGCACCTGTGGTCCGGCATCGCCGACCAGATCAGCGAACAGGGCTACACGGTGGAACGCGGCGACTGCGGGTCCGCCTACGGCTTCACCGACTTCCCTGACCGGTGCGTGCGGGTGCGCGATGCCGTCGACGACGCCCAAGCGGCCAAGACGCTGATCCACGAACTGGCGCACATCCTGTGCGGCCACGAAGAGCGGATCACGACCGTCCCGCGGACCGTGCTGGAAGTCGAAGCCGAATCGGTGGCCTGCATCGTCGCCGCGGTGGCCGGGCTGGACTCGCTTCCCTACTCGGTGCCCTACGTCGCCGGATGGGCCGACGACGTGGACACCGCCCGCCAAAGCGCCGAACGGGTCGCCGCCGTCGCCGACGCCATCATCACCCGGCTGCAGGCCAGCGCCCCCACAGCGCCGGTCGGCGCGCCCTGAACCCCTCACCCCTCACGGAAAGGAGAAAGATCGTGCGGCTGTTCATCTGCCACGCCCTGCTGAGCCGCGCCCCCGGAGCCGCGCCGGTGACCGGGGCCCGCGCCCAGAAGACGGCGGACGAGATGAGGGGCTACCTCGCCGAACCGTCTTTTCTCGACGGCCCGCAGGGGCGGGTGAAGGTGCGGAGCTGGCACGCCCACGTGCACGGCCACCAGGCCCTGATCACGGCGGTCATGGAGACCGCAACCCTGCCCAGCACCTACGCCGCCACCGCGGCCGCCGTCGCCGTCAAGCACATGCTGCACGACACCGGGCACGGGCGGAGCTGGAGACAGGAGTACGTCGAGCACGCCTTGATCCATCGCACCGACACCGACTGACCCCCGGACGCGGGGGCAGGCGCCGCCCGCCCCCGCCCCCTTTCGAAGGAGTTCACTCGTGCTGCTGTTCCGCATGTACGCCCTGCTCACCAACCCCGACGGCAACCCCATCACGTCCGAGCAGGCGATGCGCACGGGCCCGGCGCTGGTGGAGGCATCCGAGCGCGCCGCCCGCATTCTGACCGACCCCGACACCGGCATGTGGGCGGCCCTGGCCGCGGTGGAGATCAGCGACGCCGGGGCCCGACTGGAGTTCGCCGTTCGCGCCCCGGAGCACCCGGGCGGGATGGCGCGCCTGCGAACCGCGGTGGACGGGGTGGCCGACGGTGCCGGACTGGCCACGGCCGCCCTGCTCTACCAGCCCGCGGCGCCGGACGACCCCCTGCACGACATCGACTTCTGACCTCGGTGGGGCGGGGCCGGGCAGCCCCGCCCCACCAGCCGAGTCGGGCCGACCCCGGCTCCACTGAGAAAGGAGAAGCAGCATGGGCCTGGTCACTCTGCCGCACAGCGGCCTGCAGGTGCCCACCGCGCGGCTGCGCATCACCCGCATCGATGAAGTCGACGTCGGGACCGGCATCGCCTGGTCGGGCACCGTCCGCGAAGGCCGGACGGAGCTCGGAGCCTTCACCAACGAGGGGAGGGGTGGCCCCACCCTGTTCCGCGGAGCCGATGCGGCCGGGGAGCGGCGGATGCGCGAGTTCATCGCCGCCTGCCGCGACCGCGACGGTCGGCCGGTCGATGACGAGGCGGTCGGGGACGCGCTGGCCGAAGAGCGCGACACGGCCCGGATCATCGCTGCGGCCACGCGCCGTGGTCGGCTGGCGGTGCGCGGCTACGACCGCAACGACATCCCCGTCTACCTGCACACCGAGGCCGACCCCGGGCGCCCCGAGTCGCTGCGCGCGCTCGCCGCCGACATCGCCCAGGACTACCCCCACGTGGTGCGGGCGGAGCTGTGGGACACCGAGCGCCGCACCTGGGCGGAGATCTACCGCGCCGACTGATCCCCGCGGGGCCGGTCACAGCACCGACCGGCCCCGCCCCGGCAAGAGGAACGGAGGAAGCACCGTGATCACGCTGCCCCACACCGGAATGCAGATCCCCACTGCCAACAGGGTCCACGTCACCGGGTTCGACGAGGTGCCCGCCGGCGGGGCGGACTGGTCGGCCACCCTGCACGCCAGGGACGGCGCCGTCCTCGGGGCCGTCTGCGGCGACGAGAACCGGGTGTGGTTCCTCCCGGTCGGCGACGCCGCCGCGCGGCGCGTGGCCGCGTTCGCCGCAGGATGCCGCGACCACGCCGGACACCGGCTCACCACCCCGGAGGTACTGGCCGCGCTGGTCGACGAACACGAATACGCCGACCTGGTCCGCGCGCCGCGCGAGGGCTGGCGTGCGGTGCGCCTGCTCTCCCGCCGCGGCCCCGCCTGGGTGGTGCCCGTCGAGACCACTCCCGCCCCCGACCGGACCCGCACCCTGGACGCTGTCACCGACCTGCTGAACGACACCGACACGGTGCGCGTGCAGGTGTGGGACGGCGCCGAGTGGGCGCCGCTCTACCAGCGCCCCGCCTGACCCCGCGGCGGGGCCGGTCCGGGACAGAGGCCCGGCCCCCTGCCCCCTCCCGGTCCCTCACAGGAGGCCACTCATGGCCGTGCTCACCATCGAAATCGTCGCCGCCGACCACACCACCGCCGCAACCGGCCCCACAGCGCACCCGCACCCCGACCAGATGGCCCGCAGGCTGCTGGCCGCCCTCACCCCGCTGCACGACCCCGGCTCCCCGCTCCCCGTGATCGCCTGCGCCGCGCTCCCCTTCACCGACGGCACCGGCGCCCTGGTCAAGGCCACATGCGTGGCCGACTCCGGAACGCAGGCCATGGACACCGTGGCCGCCCGGCTGGAGACGGTGCTGCTCGACGACCCCCGCACCCGCGAGTGGTGCCTGCACGCAGGAGACACCGTCGTGCACTCCGGCGACAGCTGACCTCTGCCGGGGCCGCCTGCGGACAGGCGGGCGGCCCTGGCTCCTTTCTCTCACCCGGTCCCTCACACCTGCGGGAGATACCCATGCCCAAAAAGAACGCCCTGCCGCCCCCGGCCGGAGACCCCGAGGCCCAGGCCCAGCGCACCGAAACCCTCGGCCGCGCGCGCCGACTTCACGAGTACCGCGAGGTCGCGGCGGCCTACTACGACGCCCGCCGTCTGCTCGACGAACTGGCCACCGCCCCGGACCCCGATGGAGACGACGGCGAGGGGGCGGGATGAGGAGGAGGTTCACCGCCATCGTCGACGCCCGCACCCCGCGCGGGCACGACCGGTTCAGCGAGACCACCGGCGCCTATGCGGCCCGCCTGCTGGAGTATGCGCTGGCTTCCAGCGCCGTGGCCGTCCCCAGCACCGCCGCCGTGCAGATCACCGGCTGGGACGTGGCTCCCCATCCGCGCGGCGCGGTCCTCACCATCGAGTGCACCGCCCGCAACCGGTCCAGCGCCGAGGCCGCGCTGCGGGCCCTGCTGCCCGCCGGCGGGCAGCGCCTGGGCTCGTGCTGGGCTCCGTTCGCCACCTGGGTCTTCAAGCTCGCCGAAATCCACACCGGCCCCGAGGCGCCCTGACCGTTCGTGTGAAGAGCAGCATGCGCACCCGGTGCAAATGGCGTGCCAAAACCCTGCTCACCGATTCCGTCGGGGGCGGGGCCGGCCGGACAGGACCGGCCCCGCGGTGCCTCACCCGGTCCCTCACAAGAACCGAAAGGAGAAGCATGGACAAGGTACCCACCGATCCCGCAGCAGCGGTAGGGGCTGCGGTCGACCCGGCCACCGGCCAGGTGCTGGCCTGGATCAACACGCCCGGCCACCTGGCGCACCTGGTGCCGATGGATCCGGTCACCGCCCGCACCTGGGCCTCACGGGTCCTCATGGCGGCCGACGCCGCCGAAACCCTCACCGAAGAGAACAGAGAATAAAGGACATGAGGAGAGCCGACCGGGCGAACCCGGTCGGCTCTCTGGCCGTGAGGTGCCAAGCGACCAAGCAAAGCAGCCAACCCCGGCCGTCTCCGAGATTATCGGGGCGCGCGCGGAGTTTCTATCCTCCGGGGCGGATCGCTCCCATGAACCTGGGGCCGTACACCTCGCTTTCGATGGGCTCGGTGCGCACGTCCTTGCCGGTGCTCGGCGCGTTGACCATCCGGCCCTCGCCGATGTACATCGTCACGTGCGAGGGGGCCGGGCCCGGGGCGCCCAGGTCGGTGGTGTCGTAGAATAGCAGGTCTCCCGGCTGCAGAGCGTCGATGGGAACACGCCGTCCGGCCCGGTACTGGTCGGTGGTCACCCGCGGGATGTCCACCCCGGCGGCCGCCCAGGCGGCCATGGTCAGCCCGGAGCAGTCGAAACCGCCCTCCTCCCGGCTCTCTCCACCCCACACATAGGGCCACCCCACCTGCCGTAGCGCCCACTCCACCGCCGCACGGCCGGCTTCACTTCCGCCTCCGCCGGGGGCTACAGGGGCGGGCAGGGCGTCGAAACGGTCGATCTCGGCCAGCACCTGTTCGACGTACCAGTCGGCGTTGTTGTAGCGGAACAGGGCGTCGGCGAGTTGTTCGCGGTCGGTGAAGTCGACGTCTTCTCCGCCGCTCATGCACAGCTCCCGCGCGCTCGCCAGCGCGGAGTCGTAGACGTTGTGGGGGTCGGCTTCACCGTCGTTGTTGCCGTCTGCGCCGTAGGTCGCCCACCCGGAGGGCAGGTGCTGGTTGGGGCCCACGGCGCGGTCGTATTCGGTGTCGCCGTCCCAGCGGCCACCGTCGGTGTCGTAGTGCGGGGTGAGATTGCCGCCGACCCCGGAGCCGTCGAGACGGGGGCCGATCATCGGCGGGGACACGTCGCCTTCGGAGGAGATGGTGTGCCCGGCGAGCAGGTCGGACTCGACCTGGCCGATGCCGGCCAGGATCTGCCACCGCATCCCCTTGCAACCGGGGAACTCCTTGGCGAGTGCGGAGGGGGCGCGGGTGTAGGCGTCCAGCAGCGTATCGGGGATCCCCTCCACGTTGCCCGGCGCCGCCGGTGCTTCCGGAGAGCTGTCGTCGTCGATGACCGAAGTGAACATCGACACCGCCATCCCGCCAAGTAGCAGCGGGACCACGACGGCGGCCAGCCCGCACCCGGGGCTAGCCACCCGCCCCCTCCTCCGGGTCGTCCCATTCGGGCAGGAACGGCTGCTCCACCGGCTCGGTGAGGGCGCCGAGGCCGGCCAGGGTGTAGTGCCGGCTGGACCCGATGGGTGTCCACACCTGTTCGGCGGGGTGGGCGGCGTGCACGGCGGTGGCGGCCGGCACCGGCGGGGCGTGCTTGCCGAGGTAGCGGTGGAGGTTGTCCTGGCGGGTGGGGGAGGGCAGGTAGAACAGCACGACGCCGCGGTGCCCGGTCAACCTGCTCAGTTCGTGGTAGCGGTCGAGCTTGTCGGCCAGCCGCCGCAGCGGCTCGGTGCCGGTGTCGTACTCCAAGAAGAAGGCCACCTGCTCGTTGCGGTGTTCCCACTGCCCGGCGCCATCCGGGCGCACCACGTCGTCGAACTGCGCCATGCACTCTGCGGAGGTGCGCCAGATCAGGCGGACGTCGTGGCGGGCGCGGGAGTGGGACTGCAGGTCGACGAAGAAGGCGTTGGTGCCGATGGTGTGGGTCAGGGAAGAGCGGTAGGCCACCGAAAGCACCTGGTCGCGCCGGTACCCCCACTCCCGGGCGGTACGCCCGTGCTCGGCGGCCAAGATCTCGGCGCCGGGGGTGTCGAGGATGTAGTGCCAGGGGGCGCTGCCGGCCGGGATCCAGGGGCGGAACCGCTCCAGCGCGCGCAGCCGGTACAGCACCAGCAGCCGGTTCTTGGCGGAGGCGTAGGAGCCGAACTCCAGCTTCGCGATCTGGTCGGTGGTCAGGGTGCGGTGGCGGTAGACGGTGCGCATGATGCGCCGGTCGCGGGGGGTGAGGCGGGAGACCAGGCGGTGGACGGCTTCGGCGGTGGTGCGGGGACGGACGACGTCGCGCTGGTCGGGCCGGTTCGGGACGCGCACAGGGTTCCTCCTTCAGCGGGGGTGGACGTGTTTGCGGGCGGCTTTGCGCACCTGGGTGGCCCGGCCCTTCACCGGGGGCGGCAGGGGCCGGGTGCGCAGCGTGAAGCTCGGGGACAGCGCTCCGCCGGAGACCAGGCGCACCCCGGCCTGGAAGGCCGCCAGGTGCGACAGGTCGTGCTCGGCCAGGTTGGGGCGCACGTGCCGGGCCAGGGCGCGGGCGTCTTCGGGGGAGACATCGAAGAAGACTTTGGAGCGGGCGTTGGCGGAGACGGCCTCGCGCAGGTCGCGCGGCAGCTGACTCAGGTCCTGGTGGGCCAGGACCAGCCCGGCGCGGTAGGCGCGGGCCTCGGCGAGCATGTCGTCGACGCCGTAGGGCAGGGTCAGAAAGTTCTGGCATTCGTCGAGGTAGATGCCGACGTCGCGGCGCTCGGCCTCCGGCTGGGAGGCGCGGGCCAGCACGGCGTTCCACACCTGGGCCAGCAGCAGCGACCCGAGCAGGGAAGCAGAGTCCTCGCCGAGGACGCCTTTGGGCAGGCGGGCGATGATGACCGCGCCCTCGTCGAGCAAGCGGCGCAGGTCCAGGCCGCCGGGGTCGGAGGCGAGCAGGTCCCGGGCGAAGCTGCGCAGCAGCACCGAGCGGAGCTTGTTGGCGAGCGGGGCGGTGGCATGCGCCCGGGCCGGCTCGGACAACTCCTCGTACCACGACCAGAACCCGGCGAGGACGGGGTCGTTGATGCGGGCGGTGGCCCGCCGCCGGAACGCCGGGTTCTCCAGCAGGCGGGGGATGTTGGCCAGGCCGGCGTGCGGGGTCCCTGCCAGGGTGAGGCAGGCCGAGCGCAGGATGTCTTCGGTGCGCGGCCCCCAGGAGTCGGCGAAGATCCGGCGGAAGATCCCGGTGACCATGTCGGCGGAGCGCTCCCGCTCCCCGCGCCGCCCCGAGAGCACGCTCAAGGCGGGTGGGGGCGCGTTGTCGTCGGGGTCGATCAGCACCACCCGGTCGAGGGCGTGTTCGGGCATCCGGGACAGCAGCAGGTTCGATTCGCCTTTGGGTTCGATGAACACACACCCGCGCCTCTTGGCGATGTCGTCGAGGATCGCGTTGAGAAGGAAGGTGGTCTTGCCGGTCCCGGTGCCGCCGATGACGTGCATGTGGTGGCGCGCGTCGGCCACCTGAAGCCCGACGGGGCGCCTCCGGGCGGCGTCGGCCACCCCGAGCAGCCGGGTGTCGGGGGTGTCGCCGGCGATGCCTGGCGGGGGAGCGGTGGGTCGGGCCGGGGCGCGTTCCAGGCCGGGCACCGTCTCATCCACCGGCAGGTGCGCCACCGCGGCCAGCTCGCGCGCCGACAGCAGGTCGCCGCGGTCCAGCCAGCGCGCCTGGGCCAGCCGGGCCGCCACGAGCGGCACCCTTGACCTCCGGTAGTGGTTGAAGCCGGTGAAGACCGCGAAGGCGCCGGTGATGGCGTGGGCGCGGCCGCGCCGCCGCTCCACCGCCGCATCCTCGGTTCCGGGGCTGGTGACCAGGTAGCGCACCAGCGTCTCCAGCCGGGGCGCCGTCGACTTGGTGAGGATCGCGCGGATCTCTCCGGAGACCTCCGGGCGCAGCGCCGCCAAGGCAGCCCCGCGCCGGTGGCTGCCGGGGGTGACCGTGTCGAACACCTTGTTCGCGCTGTGGGACTGGCGGAGTTTGGCCGCGGCGCGGTTGGCGTGGCGCAGCCGGGCCCCGGTGACCGGGCGCACCGTCACCTGGATGAGCACCTGCTCTCCGGGCGCGGGCGCGCCGGCCGCGCCCAGCACCGCGCGCAGCGGGTCGTCTTCGTGTGTGGCGGCGATGGGGTAGTGGTCGGGGCGGGCCAGGCGCAGGTGCCCGCCGTGGGCGGACACGCCGGTATCAGGGGGTGGGGCGGGGCGGGCGGTGGCTGAGGCGCCGGGCCAGGTGGCCTCTACCGCGCGTTCCACCAGTCCGGGCGGAACGGGGCCGGGCACCCACAGCCGCACCCGGATGCCGCGCTCGTCGAAGACGTACTCCCAGGCCACGTGCGGCTGGCCGAACAGGACGCGCTTCCATGCGGGGCGCAGCAGCCCCAGCATCCGCGTCCACAGCGCCTCGGCCCCCGACAAGGCGCTCTGCGGAGGGGGCAGGATCTCCACCACCCGGGCGTGGCGCGCCCAGGAGCGGTGCCGCAGCACGAGGGCTACGGTGCGCCCGGCCATCCAGGCGCCCACCGCCCCGAGCGCGGCCGCGGCCAGCCACCACCCGAAGGCGGTGACGAGGCCGATGATGGCCTCGGCCAGGAGCGTGGGCAGGCGGCCCAGGTCCAGGAAGATATCGATCACAGGAACTCGTCCTCCTCAGCATCTGGGGGGTCGTGGTCGAGGAGATCGGCCGGGTCGGTCGTGATCAGGCGGTGTTCGGCGTCGCTGGCCACCACCTGGAATGCGGTCCGCTGGTCACCGCTGCACAGCAGCGCCTGGCCCGGCGCGGCGGTGAGCAGGTACTGCTG from Nocardiopsis composta encodes:
- a CDS encoding type IV secretory system conjugative DNA transfer family protein gives rise to the protein MIDIFLDLGRLPTLLAEAIIGLVTAFGWWLAAAALGAVGAWMAGRTVALVLRHRSWARHARVVEILPPPQSALSGAEALWTRMLGLLRPAWKRVLFGQPHVAWEYVFDERGIRVRLWVPGPVPPGLVERAVEATWPGASATARPAPPPDTGVSAHGGHLRLARPDHYPIAATHEDDPLRAVLGAAGAPAPGEQVLIQVTVRPVTGARLRHANRAAAKLRQSHSANKVFDTVTPGSHRRGAALAALRPEVSGEIRAILTKSTAPRLETLVRYLVTSPGTEDAAVERRRGRAHAITGAFAVFTGFNHYRRSRVPLVAARLAQARWLDRGDLLSARELAAVAHLPVDETVPGLERAPARPTAPPPGIAGDTPDTRLLGVADAARRRPVGLQVADARHHMHVIGGTGTGKTTFLLNAILDDIAKRRGCVFIEPKGESNLLLSRMPEHALDRVVLIDPDDNAPPPALSVLSGRRGERERSADMVTGIFRRIFADSWGPRTEDILRSACLTLAGTPHAGLANIPRLLENPAFRRRATARINDPVLAGFWSWYEELSEPARAHATAPLANKLRSVLLRSFARDLLASDPGGLDLRRLLDEGAVIIARLPKGVLGEDSASLLGSLLLAQVWNAVLARASQPEAERRDVGIYLDECQNFLTLPYGVDDMLAEARAYRAGLVLAHQDLSQLPRDLREAVSANARSKVFFDVSPEDARALARHVRPNLAEHDLSHLAAFQAGVRLVSGGALSPSFTLRTRPLPPPVKGRATQVRKAARKHVHPR
- a CDS encoding replication-relaxation family protein — translated: MRVPNRPDQRDVVRPRTTAEAVHRLVSRLTPRDRRIMRTVYRHRTLTTDQIAKLEFGSYASAKNRLLVLYRLRALERFRPWIPAGSAPWHYILDTPGAEILAAEHGRTAREWGYRRDQVLSVAYRSSLTHTIGTNAFFVDLQSHSRARHDVRLIWRTSAECMAQFDDVVRPDGAGQWEHRNEQVAFFLEYDTGTEPLRRLADKLDRYHELSRLTGHRGVVLFYLPSPTRQDNLHRYLGKHAPPVPAATAVHAAHPAEQVWTPIGSSRHYTLAGLGALTEPVEQPFLPEWDDPEEGAGG